In one Pseudoclavibacter sp. Marseille-Q3772 genomic region, the following are encoded:
- a CDS encoding homoserine O-acetyltransferase: protein MHWSDDDFRVTGRTAAQSVNPALRETLSPPASGAWREGDPVAQRQFQDLGVFRFEHGGEVPLRMAYESWGELNAEASNAILIFHALTGDAHVIGGVEPGQATAGWWQGMIGPGKPLDTNRYFVLCANTLGSCQGTTGPASIGPDGTEWGARFPKTTIRDQARATNELANALGIDCFAVVVGGSLGGMQALEFGCLFPTRLRRLMVLAAPPSIDAANIAINTLQADAIRLDPAWHAGNYYDAEPGHGPHRGLALARRMAMLTYRGSAELDDRFGRSWQSAKSPTSDGGRYSVQSYLDFHGNRFTRRFDANSYITLVGAMNSHDVGRDRGSVEDALAVLTMPTLVLGVTTDSYFAINTQHRIAAAAPGSITGTSAFELDSPFGHDGFLIELARVGEQIERLLRMETA from the coding sequence ATGCATTGGTCCGATGATGATTTCCGCGTAACTGGGCGCACCGCCGCACAGTCGGTGAACCCTGCCCTACGCGAGACACTGAGCCCGCCGGCATCAGGCGCCTGGCGAGAAGGTGACCCGGTCGCGCAGCGACAGTTCCAGGATCTGGGTGTGTTCCGGTTCGAGCACGGCGGCGAAGTTCCTCTGCGGATGGCGTACGAATCCTGGGGCGAACTGAATGCCGAGGCAAGTAACGCGATCCTGATTTTCCATGCTCTCACCGGCGATGCTCATGTGATCGGTGGCGTTGAACCGGGTCAGGCAACCGCCGGATGGTGGCAGGGCATGATCGGTCCTGGAAAACCATTGGATACCAATCGCTATTTCGTGCTGTGCGCGAATACGCTCGGTAGCTGCCAAGGCACCACCGGCCCGGCATCAATCGGTCCCGATGGAACTGAGTGGGGCGCTCGCTTCCCTAAGACCACGATCCGCGATCAGGCGCGCGCAACGAATGAGCTCGCGAACGCGTTGGGGATTGACTGTTTCGCCGTGGTTGTTGGCGGCTCGCTCGGTGGGATGCAGGCGCTCGAGTTTGGCTGCTTGTTCCCGACCCGTCTACGTCGGCTGATGGTGTTAGCCGCACCACCGTCGATCGATGCCGCGAATATTGCCATCAATACCCTCCAGGCAGACGCCATCCGACTGGATCCCGCCTGGCACGCGGGTAACTACTACGATGCCGAGCCCGGTCACGGGCCGCATCGCGGCCTGGCACTGGCCCGACGCATGGCCATGCTCACCTATCGCGGCAGCGCAGAGCTCGATGATCGATTCGGGCGATCCTGGCAGTCCGCAAAGTCTCCCACCAGCGACGGCGGCCGGTACTCGGTTCAGTCGTACCTCGACTTTCACGGCAATCGTTTCACCCGCCGCTTTGATGCGAATAGCTACATCACCCTCGTGGGCGCGATGAACAGCCACGACGTCGGGCGCGATCGCGGCAGTGTCGAAGACGCACTCGCCGTCTTGACCATGCCCACGCTAGTACTGGGTGTCACCACCGACAGCTACTTTGCTATCAACACCCAGCATCGAATCGCAGCAGCCGCGCCAGGGTCGATCACCGGCACCAGCGCGTTCGAGTTAGATTCGCCGTTCGGTCACGATGGGTTCTTGATCGAGCTGGCTCGCGTTGGCGAACAGATCGAACGGTTATTGCGCATGGAGACTGCGTAG
- a CDS encoding TPM domain-containing protein yields MRTEKRFGRFATALVALSTGAALLFGPSSPALAEPPVEIDSIVTDTTNTLGGRDITAVEEASEKLRKNTGLTFYLVVVKTFESPTDGFEWAGASIKRSQLGESDVVLYVGEDVREYGLSIDHSVDISDSDRREIENSMYQDISSGRYTAAAVLAAGMLDDTIRRDEIAAERAAAISTTLGVGAVGTVALGGTMYAVGRRRKKNQAEAEAARRAASFKERSDHAGSELVRMDNLIRSSEEELQFAQAQFGSEATEAFAEAVSTAKARAQQAFALQAKLFDHIPDTEAEQDQWLEEIVELTQTTGDELSEQQAVFVKLQQRQSQVPQLVSALEQRLPAVRERAGKVKQWSDTLEATLDTEAITPIRSDLDQSERMIALFEEELENARSGWDAGKQGAAVVDVTDAESALKQATDLLDALEQARERILDAPAAIGAKLRNAEQLLGQLQNLERREAAVIDADERAAMSKARADLDAVSALNGAYRNPIHTTSKLATVEDSLQRILNESLDEKTKLDQARASLSEMLSDARVEIGSTERYINSYRGGLSSAPRARLAQAQSQLERAQAVQVDDPVQAVEFAREAARLARTAYSDAEDEIFRYSGNDEWVRNNFGDPNESYWPRYRNRRYSGSSDASDIAGAIIGGIIGGLLNNAGSSYRSSSGSWSSGRSHGGGRSSGSGGWSSTGGFR; encoded by the coding sequence ATGCGAACAGAGAAACGATTTGGCAGGTTTGCTACCGCGCTGGTCGCGCTCTCAACCGGTGCGGCACTGCTGTTCGGCCCCTCCTCACCCGCACTCGCCGAACCGCCCGTCGAAATCGACAGCATCGTCACCGACACCACCAACACCCTCGGCGGTCGCGATATCACAGCGGTTGAGGAGGCCTCCGAGAAACTGCGTAAGAATACCGGCCTCACCTTCTACCTGGTGGTCGTGAAGACCTTCGAGAGCCCCACGGATGGTTTCGAATGGGCGGGAGCAAGCATTAAGCGCAGCCAGCTTGGCGAGTCCGACGTTGTTCTGTACGTGGGCGAGGATGTTCGGGAGTATGGCCTGAGCATCGACCACAGTGTCGATATTTCGGATAGCGATCGCCGCGAGATCGAGAACAGCATGTATCAGGACATCAGCAGCGGGCGCTACACGGCCGCCGCAGTCTTGGCCGCGGGCATGCTCGACGATACGATCCGACGCGATGAGATCGCCGCGGAACGCGCTGCCGCTATTAGCACCACGCTTGGTGTCGGTGCTGTCGGCACAGTGGCGCTTGGCGGCACGATGTATGCCGTAGGACGGCGGCGCAAGAAGAATCAGGCTGAAGCTGAGGCGGCTCGTCGAGCGGCAAGTTTCAAAGAGCGCAGCGATCATGCCGGCAGCGAGCTGGTCCGCATGGATAACCTCATCCGTTCTTCCGAAGAAGAACTGCAATTTGCCCAGGCGCAATTCGGCAGCGAGGCCACCGAAGCGTTCGCCGAGGCGGTGAGCACCGCAAAGGCTCGGGCGCAGCAAGCCTTCGCCCTGCAAGCCAAACTGTTTGACCACATCCCCGACACTGAAGCCGAACAAGACCAGTGGCTCGAAGAGATCGTGGAGTTGACGCAGACCACGGGTGACGAACTGAGCGAACAGCAGGCGGTATTCGTCAAGCTGCAGCAGCGTCAATCACAGGTTCCGCAACTGGTGAGCGCGCTCGAGCAGCGACTGCCCGCGGTTCGGGAACGCGCTGGAAAGGTCAAGCAGTGGTCCGACACGCTCGAAGCAACCCTAGATACGGAAGCGATTACCCCCATCCGCTCCGATCTGGACCAGAGCGAACGAATGATTGCCCTATTCGAAGAAGAGCTCGAGAACGCGCGGTCGGGTTGGGATGCGGGCAAGCAGGGCGCAGCGGTCGTCGACGTAACCGATGCCGAGAGCGCACTGAAGCAAGCCACTGACCTGCTGGACGCGCTCGAACAGGCGAGGGAACGCATCCTCGATGCCCCGGCAGCGATCGGCGCCAAGCTGCGCAACGCCGAGCAACTACTCGGCCAGCTGCAGAATCTTGAACGCAGGGAAGCTGCGGTAATCGATGCCGATGAACGAGCGGCGATGAGTAAAGCTCGTGCTGACCTCGACGCCGTATCCGCACTCAATGGCGCGTACCGGAACCCAATCCACACCACCTCCAAACTCGCGACCGTGGAAGATTCGCTGCAGCGGATCCTGAACGAGTCACTTGATGAAAAGACCAAGTTAGATCAGGCGCGTGCCTCGCTTTCGGAGATGCTCTCCGATGCCCGCGTGGAAATCGGCTCGACCGAGCGCTACATCAACTCCTACCGCGGCGGGCTGAGCTCTGCGCCCCGCGCTCGTCTGGCTCAGGCGCAGTCACAATTGGAGCGTGCCCAGGCCGTCCAGGTCGACGACCCGGTACAGGCGGTGGAGTTTGCCCGTGAGGCAGCTCGCCTGGCCAGGACCGCATATTCCGATGCTGAGGATGAGATCTTCCGCTACTCGGGCAACGACGAGTGGGTGCGCAACAATTTTGGCGACCCCAACGAGAGCTACTGGCCCAGGTACCGTAACCGTCGATACTCGGGCAGCAGCGACGCCTCTGATATCGCCGGCGCCATCATCGGTGGGATTATCGGCGGCCTGCTCAACAATGCAGGTTCGTCGTATCGTTCATCGTCCGGCAGCTGGTCTTCGGGCCGGTCCCACGGCGGTGGCCGCTCATCCGGTTCGGGCGGCTGGTCCTCTACCGGTGGTTTCCGCTAG
- the argS gene encoding arginine--tRNA ligase, whose product MTDNNLANTLAAATRAVLDQHGATEIVLTDDDLTLERPRNRDHGDRASNIAMRLAKRVGVNPRELAQQIADGIGADETVKRVEVAGPGFINITLDEAAAGELARTIVTAGEQYGTSTLLEGHNINLEFVSANPTGPIHLGGARWAAVGDSLARVLIAAGARVTREYYFNDHGAQIDRFARSLLAAHLGEPAPEDGYAGAYINEIAQTVATTHADELAGASDRAQQQELFRKHGVALMFDEIKQKLMEFRVPFDVFFHEDSVHEDGSVTKAIDRLRELGRIFEDEGAIWLRSTEFGDDKDRVIIRSNGEPTYFAGDIGYYLNKRDRGFNECIYMLGADHHGYVGRMMAMAEAFGDVPGENMQILIGQMVNLVKDGEPVRMSKRAGNIVSLDDLVEAVGVDAARYALVRSSTNTSIDIDLDLLTSRTNDNPVYYVQYAHARTRAVSRNAASVGITTDAFDPSTLVHESENDLLGQLRQFPRIVELAATERSPHRVARYLEELAASYNRWYDRTRVIPQGDAPAEPVHSSRLMLNEAASQVLRSGLNMLGVHAPERM is encoded by the coding sequence ATGACTGACAACAACCTCGCCAACACACTTGCCGCCGCGACCCGAGCCGTACTGGATCAGCACGGCGCAACCGAGATCGTATTAACGGATGACGATCTCACACTCGAGCGGCCTCGAAATCGCGACCACGGCGATCGGGCATCGAACATCGCGATGCGTTTGGCAAAGCGTGTGGGTGTTAACCCGCGAGAGCTCGCACAGCAGATTGCGGACGGCATTGGCGCAGACGAGACGGTGAAACGTGTCGAGGTCGCCGGCCCCGGATTCATCAACATCACCCTCGATGAGGCCGCAGCTGGTGAACTCGCACGCACCATCGTCACCGCTGGCGAGCAGTACGGCACCTCGACGCTGCTGGAGGGACACAACATTAACCTCGAGTTCGTCTCGGCGAACCCCACCGGCCCAATCCACCTTGGTGGCGCCAGGTGGGCCGCCGTTGGTGACTCGCTAGCCCGCGTGCTCATCGCCGCCGGCGCTCGGGTGACTCGCGAGTATTACTTCAACGATCACGGTGCCCAGATCGACCGATTTGCGCGCTCATTGCTCGCCGCACACCTCGGCGAACCCGCACCCGAGGACGGCTATGCCGGCGCATACATTAACGAAATCGCGCAGACAGTCGCGACCACCCACGCTGATGAGCTTGCCGGCGCATCCGACCGTGCCCAACAGCAGGAACTGTTCCGCAAGCACGGTGTGGCGCTCATGTTCGACGAAATCAAACAGAAGCTCATGGAGTTCCGCGTTCCATTTGACGTGTTCTTCCACGAGGATTCGGTGCACGAGGACGGTTCGGTTACCAAGGCGATCGATCGGTTGCGCGAGCTCGGGCGCATCTTCGAAGACGAGGGCGCCATTTGGTTGCGCTCTACCGAGTTCGGTGACGACAAGGATCGGGTCATCATCCGTTCCAACGGCGAACCCACCTACTTTGCCGGCGATATCGGCTACTACCTCAACAAGCGTGACCGCGGATTCAACGAGTGCATCTACATGTTGGGAGCCGACCACCACGGCTATGTGGGGCGGATGATGGCCATGGCCGAAGCATTCGGTGATGTGCCGGGTGAGAACATGCAGATCCTCATCGGCCAGATGGTCAATCTCGTGAAAGATGGCGAACCGGTACGGATGTCAAAGCGCGCCGGCAATATCGTCTCGCTCGACGACCTGGTCGAGGCAGTTGGGGTGGATGCGGCTCGGTACGCGTTGGTACGTAGCTCCACCAACACCTCGATCGATATCGATCTTGACCTGCTCACCAGCCGCACCAATGACAACCCGGTGTACTACGTGCAGTACGCGCATGCCCGCACTCGTGCGGTGAGCCGAAACGCCGCATCCGTCGGTATCACCACGGACGCATTCGACCCGAGCACGCTCGTACACGAATCAGAAAATGATTTGCTCGGCCAATTGCGCCAGTTCCCGCGCATCGTCGAGCTTGCCGCAACCGAGCGAAGCCCACACCGAGTGGCGCGATACCTTGAGGAACTCGCGGCAAGCTACAACCGCTGGTACGACCGCACCCGAGTAATCCCTCAGGGCGATGCGCCAGCCGAGCCGGTACATTCCAGTCGACTGATGTTGAACGAGGCGGCATCTCAGGTCTTGCGTAGCGGGCTGAATATGCTCGGCGTGCACGCACCCGAGCGGATGTAG
- a CDS encoding amidase produces MNALHEYSATDLVQMLRTSQCSRTELTQHYLDRIERANPLLRAFVYVDGDRAIERARAFDDAPDAVNETLLAGLPIADKDLVNRAGVPTSYGSQAMRGFVPDVSDGIVEVLDAHGANSLGKTNTPEFGFASYTENRLSGGAARNPWAAGDFDPAQPQQSLTHGPGGSSGGAAVAVAAGLLPVSPGSDGGGSVRIPAAACGLVGLKPSRGRIPDASGFELAGQLVVAGPLARTTSDAALLLDAMIAKNAQGQATYRYSQMPAATRSQPRSYLEAVQHPEARPLRIAVNTWTPWSEAFDCDCDPQALAVLQRTAQIAETNGHRVEAFAPPAFPGYAEAFKAVWRASAAALPLSEEQLQSVEPLTAWLVRSGRELPVAQLADALGRLAAFERFIIDQYSPYDLVLTPALAMSPRPLGWYDQHDGERNFVQQCQYTPYTSYVNVAGLPAITIPVARTPQPWGVQAIGRPGDERTLLEFAAQLEQTIELPAGHSHGWQLGDG; encoded by the coding sequence ATGAATGCGCTGCACGAGTACTCCGCGACTGACCTTGTTCAGATGCTGCGAACTTCGCAGTGTTCCAGGACCGAACTCACGCAGCACTATCTCGACCGCATTGAGCGGGCGAATCCGCTGCTGCGAGCATTCGTGTACGTTGACGGCGACCGCGCGATCGAACGTGCACGAGCGTTTGATGACGCACCGGATGCGGTGAACGAAACCCTGCTTGCCGGGCTGCCGATTGCCGACAAAGACCTCGTGAATCGCGCCGGTGTACCAACCAGCTACGGCTCGCAAGCTATGCGCGGGTTCGTCCCGGACGTATCGGACGGCATTGTGGAGGTGCTCGATGCGCATGGCGCGAATTCGCTCGGGAAAACGAACACACCGGAGTTTGGTTTCGCGAGCTATACCGAGAACCGGCTGAGCGGAGGCGCAGCGCGCAACCCCTGGGCCGCGGGTGACTTCGACCCTGCGCAGCCGCAGCAATCGCTGACGCACGGACCGGGCGGTTCAAGTGGTGGCGCGGCGGTAGCAGTGGCGGCGGGCTTGCTGCCCGTTTCGCCTGGTAGTGACGGGGGCGGCTCGGTGCGCATTCCTGCGGCCGCCTGCGGCCTGGTCGGACTAAAGCCATCGCGCGGGCGGATTCCCGATGCAAGCGGATTCGAGTTGGCTGGGCAGCTCGTGGTGGCCGGTCCGTTGGCGCGTACTACCAGCGATGCGGCCCTGCTTTTGGACGCCATGATCGCGAAAAACGCACAGGGGCAAGCTACCTACCGCTACTCGCAGATGCCGGCTGCCACCCGCTCGCAGCCACGGAGCTATCTGGAGGCGGTCCAGCATCCTGAAGCACGACCGCTACGCATCGCCGTGAACACGTGGACACCGTGGAGCGAAGCATTCGACTGCGATTGTGACCCGCAGGCGCTGGCGGTATTGCAGCGCACTGCCCAGATTGCCGAGACGAATGGGCACCGTGTGGAAGCGTTCGCGCCGCCGGCATTCCCAGGGTACGCGGAGGCATTCAAAGCGGTGTGGCGTGCCAGCGCGGCGGCACTACCGCTATCGGAGGAACAGTTACAGTCAGTCGAACCGTTGACAGCATGGTTGGTTCGCAGCGGACGGGAGCTCCCCGTAGCGCAGCTTGCGGATGCACTGGGCCGGCTCGCAGCGTTCGAGCGGTTCATCATCGACCAGTATTCGCCCTACGATCTCGTACTGACTCCCGCCCTGGCGATGTCTCCCAGGCCCTTGGGATGGTACGACCAACACGATGGTGAGCGAAACTTCGTTCAGCAGTGTCAGTACACGCCCTATACGAGTTACGTCAACGTTGCCGGTCTACCCGCAATTACGATCCCGGTCGCTCGTACGCCCCAGCCTTGGGGTGTGCAGGCGATTGGGCGGCCGGGGGATGAGCGAACGCTACTGGAGTTCGCAGCGCAACTCGAGCAAACGATCGAGCTGCCAGCGGGTCATTCACACGGCTGGCAGCTCGGTGACGGCTAG
- a CDS encoding DivIVA domain-containing protein has translation MRSEEVLKEQFRGTKYDMGYDQQEVDTFIERAVNTLRTYEEGQSPQEPLVTAQKVDAVRFTPTKFRDGYDQQDVDNFLDKLARAFQAHERGETP, from the coding sequence ATGCGAAGCGAAGAAGTGCTTAAGGAACAGTTCCGGGGAACTAAATACGACATGGGATACGACCAACAAGAGGTCGATACCTTCATTGAGCGAGCAGTCAACACGCTGCGAACCTATGAAGAAGGACAATCACCACAGGAACCGCTCGTCACCGCTCAAAAAGTGGACGCGGTCCGGTTCACTCCTACGAAATTCCGTGATGGCTACGACCAACAGGATGTAGACAATTTTTTGGACAAGCTTGCCCGAGCGTTCCAGGCGCATGAGCGCGGAGAGACGCCATAA
- a CDS encoding uracil-DNA glycosylase: MHPEPLADLAQRQLITDDWARALTPVQAELHRVGAFLRAELAAGRTYLPAPDQILRAFQQPLSQVRVVIVGQDPYPTAGHPIGLAFAVDSSVRPLPRSLVNIYRELNDDLGITPASHGDLSRWSDQGVLLFNRSLTVQPGKPASHRGQGWEAITECALRALAKRPEPLVALLWGRDARNARAFLGDTPVIESPHPSPLSASRGFFGSRPFSRANELLRAQGAEPVDWRVDVSTER, encoded by the coding sequence ATGCATCCCGAACCACTCGCCGACCTCGCACAGCGACAACTCATCACCGACGATTGGGCGCGAGCGCTCACCCCCGTCCAGGCGGAACTCCATCGTGTCGGAGCGTTCCTACGAGCAGAACTCGCTGCCGGCCGAACCTACCTACCGGCACCCGACCAGATCCTGCGTGCGTTCCAACAACCGCTCTCACAGGTGCGCGTGGTGATCGTAGGTCAGGATCCGTATCCGACCGCAGGGCACCCGATCGGGCTCGCCTTTGCAGTGGACTCGAGCGTGCGGCCACTGCCGCGCTCACTGGTGAACATCTACCGCGAGCTCAACGATGATCTCGGGATCACCCCGGCAAGCCACGGCGATCTCTCACGCTGGAGCGATCAAGGGGTGCTGCTGTTCAACCGATCGCTGACCGTACAACCCGGAAAGCCCGCATCCCACCGCGGACAGGGATGGGAGGCAATCACCGAATGCGCCCTTCGTGCGCTTGCGAAACGACCCGAGCCACTGGTGGCACTGCTGTGGGGCCGTGACGCCCGCAATGCCCGCGCATTCCTCGGCGACACCCCCGTTATCGAATCGCCACACCCCTCGCCGCTATCGGCATCGAGAGGGTTCTTTGGCTCGAGACCGTTCTCACGCGCTAACGAACTTCTGCGTGCGCAGGGCGCTGAGCCGGTGGATTGGCGTGTGGACGTATCCACCGAACGCTGA
- a CDS encoding aminotransferase class I/II-fold pyridoxal phosphate-dependent enzyme, translating to MRMSQHFETRQIHAGTTNEPTNSVTTPIYQTTAYTFNDADHAANLFALTEAGNIYTRIMNPTTDVFEKRIADLEGGVGALAVSSGQSAELLAILNIANSGDHIVASSAIYGGTYNLLRYTLARTGIETTFIRDQNDPEEWRKAIRPNTKAFYAETIGNPSISVLDIRTVADIAHEAGVPLIVDNTVATPYLVRPFEFGADIVVHSATKYLGGHGAVVAGAIVDGGTFPWSKHPERFPGVNEADPSYNDIRYTEAVGDELAFIVRARVQLLRDLGTALAPASAWQLLQGLETLSLRMERHVHNTQAIAEWLDEHPDVVSVNYPGLESSPYHEQARTYAPLGASGLLSFELRGGREVGRSFVENVKLFKHVVNIGDVRSIATHPASTTHAQLSPEQQLDAGVTPGLVRLSVGLEHVEDLIDDIDQAIKAAVQHAQ from the coding sequence ATGCGAATGTCGCAGCATTTTGAAACTCGCCAGATTCACGCTGGCACCACCAACGAGCCGACAAACTCCGTGACCACGCCGATCTATCAGACCACGGCATACACCTTCAACGATGCCGACCATGCTGCGAATCTGTTTGCCCTCACCGAGGCGGGCAACATTTATACACGCATCATGAACCCCACCACCGATGTGTTCGAGAAGCGCATCGCCGATTTGGAAGGTGGCGTTGGCGCATTGGCCGTCTCCAGCGGCCAATCGGCAGAGCTGCTGGCGATCCTTAACATTGCCAATAGCGGAGACCACATCGTTGCCTCATCCGCGATCTACGGCGGTACCTACAACCTGCTGCGCTACACGCTGGCACGCACCGGTATCGAAACCACGTTCATCCGCGACCAGAACGATCCCGAAGAGTGGCGCAAGGCGATTCGCCCGAACACAAAGGCGTTTTACGCAGAGACGATCGGTAACCCTTCCATCAGCGTCCTGGACATTCGCACTGTCGCTGACATCGCACACGAAGCCGGTGTACCGCTTATTGTCGACAACACGGTCGCGACCCCGTACCTGGTACGTCCGTTTGAGTTCGGTGCGGACATCGTCGTGCACTCGGCAACCAAGTACCTCGGCGGTCACGGTGCCGTTGTCGCTGGCGCAATCGTCGATGGCGGCACCTTCCCCTGGAGCAAGCACCCAGAACGCTTCCCCGGCGTCAACGAAGCCGACCCAAGCTACAACGACATTAGGTACACCGAAGCAGTGGGTGACGAACTCGCCTTCATTGTCAGAGCACGAGTGCAATTGCTGCGCGACCTCGGTACGGCCCTTGCACCGGCATCGGCTTGGCAGCTCCTTCAAGGTTTGGAGACCCTGAGCTTGCGGATGGAGCGACATGTCCACAACACGCAGGCAATCGCTGAGTGGCTCGATGAGCACCCGGATGTGGTGAGCGTGAACTATCCGGGACTCGAATCGAGCCCGTACCACGAGCAGGCCCGCACCTACGCGCCGCTCGGAGCGAGCGGTCTGCTCAGCTTTGAGCTGCGCGGTGGCCGGGAAGTGGGCCGTAGCTTCGTGGAAAACGTCAAGCTGTTCAAGCATGTGGTCAACATTGGGGATGTGCGCTCAATCGCAACCCATCCCGCATCCACCACCCATGCGCAGCTGAGCCCCGAGCAGCAGCTCGACGCTGGCGTGACGCCCGGACTGGTACGCCTGTCTGTCGGTCTCGAGCACGTCGAGGATCTGATCGACGATATTGACCAGGCGATCAAGGCAGCTGTCCAGCACGCCCAGTAG
- a CDS encoding Type 1 glutamine amidotransferase-like domain-containing protein, with product MTVVLSGGIDQDAAAPLASRVLSDSKHGADASATAVPVVGVLCRGTTTPLVLAELRAALGDGNCEVRELAGELNAADILALDALIITDGDASQLLEACAPVVSDIRGLIQRGASFWGIGAGAAIASEVAIIGGSAVGGVAVAPKLSTETTHEMQLAQGLGLVDITVLPQAAQLGRLGIGIAACEAGLIDRVVGLDANTSLVIAAGAVELVGSGSMWEITAGDEAVTVNTRSAEPL from the coding sequence ATGACGGTTGTTCTTTCTGGCGGAATTGATCAAGACGCTGCCGCGCCACTGGCATCCCGTGTACTCAGCGATTCCAAGCACGGCGCTGATGCTTCCGCCACTGCGGTACCGGTGGTGGGTGTGCTCTGCCGTGGAACAACCACTCCACTCGTGCTCGCCGAACTTCGAGCAGCGCTCGGAGACGGCAATTGCGAAGTGCGCGAGCTTGCCGGCGAACTCAATGCAGCAGACATCCTCGCACTTGACGCACTCATCATTACGGATGGAGATGCGAGCCAGTTGCTGGAAGCCTGCGCACCGGTCGTGAGCGACATCCGCGGCCTCATCCAGCGAGGCGCATCGTTCTGGGGCATCGGCGCCGGGGCAGCAATCGCATCCGAAGTCGCCATTATCGGCGGCTCAGCAGTCGGTGGGGTAGCGGTAGCCCCCAAACTCTCGACCGAGACAACACACGAAATGCAGCTCGCGCAAGGACTCGGCCTGGTCGATATCACCGTGTTACCGCAAGCCGCACAGCTGGGCAGACTAGGAATCGGTATCGCAGCCTGTGAAGCGGGACTGATCGACCGGGTTGTCGGCCTGGATGCGAACACGAGTCTGGTCATCGCAGCCGGAGCGGTCGAGTTGGTAGGTTCTGGCAGTATGTGGGAGATCACCGCAGGTGACGAAGCCGTAACCGTAAACACTCGAAGTGCCGAGCCGCTGTAA
- a CDS encoding PspA/IM30 family protein, whose translation MAQKQSIFGRITQLVRANVNALIDQAEDPQVMIDQLIRDYTANINEAEAAVAQTIGNLRMMEDDARQDEQDARDWGQKALAASTKAEEFRAAGDTASADKFDNLAKVALSRQLDEEQNVSNARPQIEAQNKVVEQLTDGVNGMRAKLDELIRKRDELNARAKTAEAQSRVNDALNSIDVLDPTTDLGRFEEKVRREEARVRGQQELQASSLDRQFEQLEDVGKMTEVEARLAALKSGNAPQQITE comes from the coding sequence ATGGCCCAGAAACAGTCCATCTTCGGTCGAATCACGCAACTGGTTCGCGCAAACGTCAATGCGCTCATCGACCAGGCAGAAGACCCACAGGTCATGATCGATCAGTTAATTCGTGACTACACGGCAAACATCAACGAGGCTGAAGCTGCAGTGGCACAGACCATCGGTAACCTTCGCATGATGGAAGACGATGCCCGACAGGACGAGCAGGACGCTCGCGACTGGGGCCAGAAGGCGCTTGCTGCCTCGACCAAGGCCGAGGAGTTCCGTGCGGCCGGAGACACCGCATCCGCCGATAAGTTCGACAACCTCGCAAAGGTTGCCCTTTCTCGTCAGCTCGACGAAGAGCAGAACGTGAGCAACGCTCGCCCACAGATTGAAGCGCAGAACAAGGTTGTCGAACAGCTCACCGACGGTGTGAACGGTATGCGTGCGAAGCTCGACGAGCTGATTCGCAAGCGTGACGAGCTCAACGCTCGTGCAAAGACCGCCGAAGCACAGTCGCGCGTAAACGACGCACTCAACTCGATCGATGTCCTCGACCCCACGACCGATCTCGGCCGCTTCGAAGAGAAGGTCCGCCGCGAAGAAGCTCGTGTCCGTGGTCAGCAGGAGCTGCAGGCATCCAGCCTCGACCGTCAGTTCGAGCAGCTCGAAGATGTCGGCAAGATGACCGAGGTTGAAGCCCGTCTGGCAGCACTCAAGTCGGGCAATGCCCCGCAGCAGATCACTGAATAA
- a CDS encoding Fe-S oxidoreductase, with protein MPRSRSLNKPKTGQNLFRRVLLDSCISRAGSKFATAVALLYGAPLSVGRIERYDDLWVLRGLPKWAFGRGGTCVGHVYLTAHNVSAAVLSHERVHARQWDRYGLLFPLLYTLAGRDAHQNRFEIEAGLEAGGYVSRSQGRNARRDR; from the coding sequence ATGCCCCGCAGCAGATCACTGAATAAGCCGAAAACCGGGCAGAACTTGTTTCGCCGCGTGCTGCTCGATTCGTGTATTTCGCGCGCCGGCAGCAAGTTCGCAACCGCAGTGGCGCTCCTATATGGGGCGCCACTGTCCGTTGGTCGCATTGAACGATATGACGATCTGTGGGTGCTGCGCGGGCTCCCGAAATGGGCGTTTGGGCGCGGTGGTACCTGCGTCGGTCACGTCTACCTCACCGCACACAATGTCAGTGCTGCAGTGCTTAGCCACGAGCGCGTTCACGCCCGGCAGTGGGACCGCTACGGCTTGCTCTTCCCGTTGCTTTACACACTTGCGGGTCGGGATGCGCACCAGAACCGTTTTGAGATTGAGGCCGGCCTGGAGGCGGGCGGGTATGTATCCCGAAGCCAGGGCCGAAATGCGCGCCGAGACCGCTGA